GGATGACCTGATGGACGCGCCCCCGGCGGCCCCGCCGCGGCCGGCGGGCGACCGGCCCTTCTTCGACGTGATCGCCGAGCCGCTGACCCGTGTTGCCGGCATCGGCGTGCGGATTGCCACCGGCGAAAGCCCCGCGCCCGACGAACTTCCGACCGCGCTTGACCCGGCCCGCGCCGCCGCCGCCGCGCAGGGCTACGTCCGGGTGGTCGAGGCGCTCGACCAGCTTCTTCTGGCCAGCGGTGCCGAGGCGTTCCGCCAGGCGCAGCTGAAGCTTTACGAGGAGTTGAGCGCGGTCGAGGCGGTGATGCCGGAGGCCGCCGCCGCGGCCGGGATCAGCCCGCGGCGGATGCTGCGGGCATGGTGTGCCGACCATGTCTTCGAGACGCTCTCGACGCTCGAGGGCGTGCTGAACACCCTGCGGACCTCGCGCAGCGACGCCGACTTCGGCCGCTTCGACCGGCTGATGCGGCTGGCCCACCATGCCTGCGAGCATCACGCGCTGGACACCGCCGCGCAGCTCGCCATGTCGCTCGTGGACCTGTTCAGCCGGGTGCATGCCAACGGCGCCACCCCGGATGCGATGCTCGTACATATCGCGCGTGGCTTCATCGAGACCATCGAGGTCGCCTTCGACGCGCTGGAGCAGGGCGAGACGCCGGCGATGGAGATCCTCGACCGGCTGTTCGAGGAGGCGGCGAACGTCTGCTTCGTCTCGGACGGGCTGATGACCGCGGGCGCGATCGAACGCCGGCTGGGCCTGCCCTCGGACTTCCACCGCGTGCTTTCGCCCGAAAGCGTGCGCGCCGCGGCCGAGGAACTGGAAAAGGGCAAGCGCTTCTACATCATCCGCACCGACATCAACAGCGACGAGCGCACGGCCGAGGCGCTGCTGGACTGGCTGAGCGGCGATCAGGCTCGCTCGATCACCAACGTCACGGTGTTCCGCGGCACCGACACGCTGTTCGACTTCCTGATCTCGTCGCGTCTGGACGAGGCGGACATCATCGAGGCGCTGGTCCGCATGGACCCCTCGGGGCGGCGGCTGAAGCTGACGCAGGCGCTGCGCCCCTCGGCGGCCGAGCCGGAGCCGGTCGAGGTGCCCGGCGACGCGCCGCTCTCGCAGGGCGCCGCGATCACGCCCGAGATGCTCGAGACCATCGGCGAGATCTCGGCAAGCCAGGCGATGGTGCATCACCTGCTGGCGGGTCTCGCCGACAGCGATCTCGCCGACGAAATCGACGCGCTGATGCGCCAGTCCGGGGGCGACTGGATGGCGGCACGGCCCGCGGTGCGCGCCCTGCTCGACCGCCACGCCGAGCGGCTGCAGGAGATCGTGCAGGCCGAGACCGCGCTGACCGCGCAACTCGCCGCCCTTCAGGAAGAAACGGTGACATTGCGCGCCCGCCCTGCCAGCACGGTGCTGCGCCCGCTGCAGACCTTCGTCGAGACGCTGGCGCGCCGCAGTCGCCGCGAGGCGCGGCTGACCTCGGCGGGGGACGAACTCCCGCTCGACCTGTCGCTGCTCGAGCGGTTGCGCGGCCTCCTGCGCGGCCTCTGCGCGATCCGGCTGGAACGGCCCGAGACCGCGCCCACCGCGCTGCACGTCACGCTGCGCCGCGACGAGGAGCGCGTGATGGTGATGCTGCAGGACGATGGCGCGCCGCAGCCCGAGACGCCGGCGCTGGCCGAACTCGTCGCGGGGTTGAAGCGGATGAACGGCAGCTTCCGCGCCGTGCCGCTGCCGGGCGGGGGGATGCGGTTCCACATCGGGCTTCCGCTGTCGATGGTGGTGCTGGAAGGCATGGTCGTGGGTGTCGATGGCGTGCGCTACGTCGTGCCGGTTGATTCGATCCGCACCATCCTTCAGGTCGAAGCCTCGGCCGCGATGACCATCTCGGCCGCCGGAGGCCAGCGTGTGCTGCGGATCGGCGAGAACGAGATCGTGGCGGTGCACGGCCTGCGCGGCCACCCCCCCGAGGGTCGCCGCGACCGGCCCCGGCCCGCGGCGCGCCGGGTGTTCGTCATCCTCTGCACCGGCGGTCGCTCGGTCGCGGTGCCGGTGGACGAACTCGTGGGGCAGCAACTGGTGCTGCTCAGGCCGCTGCGCGGGGTTCTTTCGCGCCTGACGCATCTCACGGGGCTGGCATTGCTGGCCGGCGGCGACGTCGGGATGGTGCTGTCCGCCAACCGGATCTGCGAGCCCGCCCAGGCGGAGGCCGTCTGACCCACTCCTTCGGATGTAGCCTCCCCTGCCCAAAGAAAGCCGGCTGGGGGCATCCGTATCGCAATGCCGCGCGACGATTGATCGCCGGGCAGGGCAAGGGCACATTCCGTTCAACGTCAGCCACATCAAGGGGTTCCGCCATGTTCTTTCCCGTCGAGGTCACCGGCCGCATTCCCTCGCTGACGCAGGCGCACCGCCGCGCGCTCGACCATGCCGAGGCGGTGCTGAAGCCCCTGACGAGGGCCGTCGCCGTTCCCGAGGCCACGCTTGCCGGCCTGCGCGTGGGCTTCATCGGCGATGCCGCCATCCCCGGTCTGGTCGGCCTCGTGCATGCCATGGGCGGCCGGGCCGAGACTGCCGTTCTTGACGGGCGCCGGCTGCCGGCGCACCGCCGTCCCGATGCCGTCGTCGTCTCCTGGCCCTCGACCACCGGGAACGAGACGGCCGAGTGGCAGCAGGTGGCGCTGATGCGGCTCGACAATCCGCGTCTGGTGGTGATCCTGCTCGACTGGTCGAAGGGCGGAATGTTCGTGCCCTGCCACGACCTGCGCATCCCCCGCCGCGCCACGCGCGCCACGATCCGCTCGATCCTGTCCGAGCTGCGCCTGCTGCGCCGGGAACAGGCGCTTGCGGCCGAAACCGACGCCTCGGCCACCGTCCGCCCGCTGTTCCGTCGCGCCCGGGCGGCGGCCGTCGTCTCCGTGCCCTCCTATCCTTGCGCGAAGGCCGCCTGAGACCGGGCGGCCCCGCCGCCGCCCCTTCGTCCCCCCTGCCGCGAAAATCGCTAAAAGTTCTTTCGGATCGGCCGTTTAATCCTCTGTAACCCAGCCGCTTCCGGAAGGAGACAGAGGATGACTTTCGCAGATGCGAGGACGCGCTACCGGCGTGCCGAGACCGTGGATTTCCAGTCGGTCGAGGACCCGCACCAGATCATCCTCGTCACGCTGCGCGAGCTGGAACGGTCACTGAAGGCGCTTGCCGCGGCAGCACCTGGCCCCGTCTATCCCGACCAGCACCTGAACCGCGCCTTCACGGCGATCTACATCCTGCAGGGCAGCCTCGACTTCGAGAAGGGCGGCGAGATCGCGGACAACCTGTTCGCCGTCTATGAATACTGCCGAACCCAGGTTGCCGCCGCCTTCCGGCGAGAGCCTGCGCCGCAGCTGGCCGATGCCGCCGGCCACATCGGCACCATCCTTGCCGCCTGGGAGCAGATCGGCCCGCGGCGGGACGACCGGTCGTGACCGGTCCGGGCGGCATGCCGCTTTGCCTGGGGCTTGCTGCGGCCACGGATGCCCTGCGGGCGGCGATTGCCCGCGGCGATGCCGAGGCGATGCTGGAGCACGAGGCGGATCTGCGCCGCCTTGCCGAGTCCCTGGCGCAGCCGGGGACGCGCGGCGTGTCGCGGGGGCAGGTGCTTCTGGCGCTGGTGGCGGCGCGCGATGCGGTGCGCGAGGCGCAGGAGGCGCTCGAGGCCGCACGCACCCGCCAGGCCGCCGAGGGGATGCGCAAGCGCAGGCTGCAACTGGCCTATGGCGAAGGCGCCCGGCCGTAGCGCCGCGATCCCGCAGCCGCGCGGAAGGCCCCGTCAGGGTGCCGCGCGATCACCGGCGTGGACGGGTTGCGGATCAGAGGGCCGCCGGACCACAATCCGCGGGAAACAGCGGCTTTCTCGCCAGCAGCGTGCGAAGCGGCCGCGTGCGGCGGCGGGCCTCGGCGCCACGGTCGTCGAAGAAGACCGTCTCGATGACGAGGCCGTCGAGCGCATCGCGCGGCATCTCGTCGGGCATGGCGGCGGTATCGGTCGGCATGGCGGTCTCCCTGCAGTCGAACGTCCTGCCGGTCCTGCAAGAGCCGTGCCGTTCAGCGCACGATGAACTCGGTCAGCAGCGCCTCATAGACCGGGGCGGGGGCGGCCTCGGTGCCGTAGCGGGCATTGACCACCTCGCGCAGGGCGGCGGGCAGGGCGCGCCGGAACGCCTCGATGGTGGGCTGGGTCTCGTCGCACAGGCGCACCGCCTCGGCCAGTTCGGCGACCAGCAGCGGGATGTCCGCGCGAAGCTTCCCCGCCATCGCCGGAAGGTCGAGGCCGGTCCCGTCCACGGCAAAGACCACGCGCAGGGTCAGCTGGCGGCGGTTGTCCCGGACGCTGGCCAGGATGGGCTCGGGCAGGGGCATGTAGGTGAGCGGTCCGGCCGGACCCGCGGCCTCGCCGGGTTCGGGCGCGGGCTCCGGTGGCGGCGACGGGGCCTGCAGCGCGAGGCCGAGGCCCAGCCCGAACAGCACGAGCGTGCCGCACAGGCCCAGGCCGAAGGGGATAAGCGACGAAGGGGCGGACATGCGGCTCGCTCGAGTTGAGGGCGCATCATAGACGATCCACCCTCGCGATCATCCCGCCCGATGGGAGGGGAGGCCATGCGGAAGTCGGGGCGCGGCGGCTAAGAAACCTCGGCCCGCCGCCGTTGCAGGAAGCGTGAGCCTGGTTGCGCCGCGGTGCGGGCCGGCGAAACGGGAAGGAAAGACGCATGAGACTGAACCTGCCGCAGGTGCTCGCCCCGCTGGCCGAACGGCTTCCGGTCCCGGCGCGGCCTGCGCGCGAGGACCGCCCCGCCGACGCCTTCGACCTCGTGCGGACCGAGACACACCTGAGGAACCGGGCGCAGGTCGAGCGCTATCTGCCCGACATCCTCGGCCGGGCGCTGGCGCGGATCTGGATCGACCCGCTGTTCCGCGACGAGTTTGCCGCCGATCCCGTCAGCCTTCTGGCGCGTCACGGGGTCTTCCTTCCCGAAACCATCAGCATCGTGTTCGAGACCGAGGGCAGCGCGCGGCCCCGCGTGGTGGTCTACGAGCAGAAGGGGCCACTGCGCCCGCGCCAGCGCATGCTTTACCTGCAACTGGTGATGATGGCCGGAAAATGAGGATCGCGGTCCTGCTCTGTCTCGCGCTGGCGGCCCCCGCGGCGGCCGATCCCTTTGCCGAGGCGGTCGCGGCCTTCCGCAAGGGCGAGGCCGGACGGGCGGCCGTCCTGTTCCGGCAACTGGCCGAGGCGGGTGATGCCGAGGCGCGGTTCAACCTCGCCCTACTTTACGCCGAAGGCGCCGGGCTGCCGCAGAACCCGCGCGAGGCGCTCTACTGGGCGTGGCTTGCCAAGCTCGAGGGGGTGGAGCCTGCCGAGGCGCTCTCGGCGCGGCTTCAGGGGCACCTGCCCGCTGAGGCACTGGAGGCATTGTCAGCCCGCATCGAGGCCGCGCTTCTGCCCCGCGTGGCCGAGGGCGACAGCGCGGCGATGTTCGGCCTTGCGCGCGTCCTTCTGCAGCTTCGGCCCGAGCCGGATGCCCGGCGGGCCTATGAATGGCTCTCGATCGCGGCGGCGCTGGGTCGGCCGGAGGCCGCAGGCGCGCGCGATGCAGCACTGGCGCAGGTGCCCGAAAGGGACCGCTTCAGCGTGCAGGACGGGGCCCTTGCGGCCTTTGCGGCCTGGTGCAGGACCGCCACCCGCCCCGCCGATGCCTGCGCCGCCACCGGCTGAGGTCGCGGCAGGAAAGGCGAGCGCGTCCTGACGGATAGCCGTTCGGGCCGGTCGGCCGCAGGTGGGGGCGCGGCCGCGGCGAAGAGGGCTGAAGGACTGCCCAAAGGTCCCGCGCGGAGCCTTGCCGCCAACGGCACCCCGGGGCAGGAACCTTCGAAGGATGCGGACGGTCTGCGCGCCTGCGCGGACGCCCGCCGTGAAGGCACGGCGGGCGTTGCGGCTCAGCTTCCGGTCAGTGGCGGCGCAGGCGCGCGACGGCCTTCGCCTCATCGAGATCCAGTCCGACCTCGGCGGCGATGGTCTCCGGTTCCTCGCCCCGGCGGGCGAGCGCGATGGCCTGGTCGATCATCCGCTCGCCGGTCAGCCAGTCCAGATCGGCCTGCAGGCTGTCGGTGGTGGCGCTGATGCGGTCGAGCGCCGTCGCGTGCCGCCAGTCCATGTCATGCAGCCGGTCGGACAGGCGCTGCTCCAGCGCCGCGAGCTGCGCCTCCAGCGGCAATGGGGCGACTGCCGAAAGGGCCATTGCGGCACGTCGGCGCCGCAGCAGCACAAGCGACAGCGCGCCGCCCGCCGCGACGGACAGGGCAAGGGACAGGACGAGAAGGGGGCTCATTCCAGACGGTGCTCCGGTTTTCCAGGTCTCAGGGCTTCAGATCCAGGTAGTCCGAGAACAGCGCGTCGGTGATGCGCTCCAGGTCGATGGGATATTTCCCGTCGGCGATGGCGTCCTTGATCTTCTGCACCAGTTGCAGGTCCACGGGCGGGCCCGAACGCAACTCCTCCGGCATGGCCAGAGCGGTCGCGCTCAGTTCGACCGTGTCTCCTGTGGCCCGTGCGAGGCCCGGCATGGCCCCCGCATGGGATCGGTCCACCCGCGCAGGGGTGTCCTTCAGGCGTTCGAGACGGCTCGGGCCGGGGGTGGGGACGACGGATTCGACCATTTTACCCTCCTTCATGCCCCTCGTAACGACTGGATTTCAGCGCATGTTAGGCCGGACCTCGGCCATATTTCGCGCGGTGACGGTGGCTTTCACGGTGATGCCGCTGGACAGGTTGCGCACCTCGACGAGGTCTCCGAAGCCCGCGTCGGAAAGCGCCTCGCCGGGCGCGAGGACCTCGATCCCGCCCATCACGACGCGCAGGGCCATGGGCTCGCCCCGGGTCACCAGGCGGTCGGGCTCCAGATGCCGCGGCAGGACCGGCTGGCCCGGGGCAAGGGCCACGCGCAGCCGGCGGCCGACCAGCGCCTCCGTCCGCGCCTGCATCGCGCCCTCGGCCGGCGCAAGATCCGCGGGCGCCAGCGCCGCGCCCCGGGGCACCGGGCGGGCCAGAACGACGGCCGTCGCTTCGTCGGGGACGGCGCGGTGCTTGCGGGGATCGTGCCGCGCCGGCGCCTTCGTGCGCAGCGCACGCTTCCATTCCGGTGCCTCGCAGCGCAGCTCGGCGGTGGACCAGCTGCCATTCAGCGGCCCGACATGCGGCTCGTGGCTGCAGGGCGGCAGCGGGCGAAGCGGCGCGGGCGGCTCGCCCGGAACGCCCGCCCGGGCCATGGCCGAGGCGATCAGCCCGGCGGCCTCGGCCCCGCTCAGCCCGTGCTCTGCGGCGGCGGCGGGAAGCGCCAGAAGGCCGGCGAGGACCAGTGCCTTCACCTTCCGGTCTCCACGAATTGCACGCGCCGGCCGGCAAGCTGCGCGATGCCGACGGTCGGGTCCAGCGGACGCAGCCGGGCCGAGGCGCTGCGCAGGTCCGCCACCTCGAGGATCCGGGTCGACCCGAGCCTGTCGGAGGTGAAGGCGAGGCTTCCGGGCGTCAGGCCGTTCGCGCGCCCCACCGGCACCTCCAGCAGGCCACCCGCCGCCGCGAGGCGGGCCGAGACCGGCTCGCAGCCCTCTCGGTCCAGAAGCTCCGCGAGCGCCCGGTCCGCCCCGTCGAGCAGCGCCGCCGCCATCGCCTCGCGCTGCGGCTGCGCGAGCACCGCGAGACCGCCGAGCAGCGATGGCGCGGGCAGGCGGATCCGGCGGACGAAACGCTGGACCGCCACCGTTCCGTCGCTGGCGGCCAGCCGAAGCTCCAGATCCAGTTCCAGTTTCGGGCCGGCGATGCGGCGGAGGCGGATCACCGGCGTGAAGCCGTGGCCGTTGCCCGGCAGGCGCAGGGTGCCCTGCGTCAGCACCTGATAGTCGAAGGCGTCGCCCGCGCGCGACCGGCGGGGCATGTCACGGTCGGTCACGCGGGCCAGCGACACGGCCGGATGGCGCGCCAGCCCCTCGACCAGACGCCGGGCGATGGTGCCGGCCAGTTCGCCCGACCACTCCGGTGCATGGGGATCGACCTGGACCTCGGGGGCATAGGCCGTGACGATCAGCGTGCGGATCGGGCAGAGCGGCCCCGTTCCCTCGCCCACCACGGCACTGATCCGCACCCGCCAGACCGACCCCGACAGGTCCTCGGCAAGGATCTGGTGCTCGAGGATGCGGCCCACGGTGCGGACCACGGCCACGTCCGAGGTCACGATCCCGCGGTTCGTGGCGGTATGGCCCGAGACCTCGGCCCCGCCGGCAAGCGCCGCCGCCAGCAGCGCGTCGGCCACCGCGCGGCGCCGCGCCGCATCGCGGTCGGCAGTCGAGGTAAGCGTGCCGAAGCCCACCGCCTCGACCCGGATCGGCTGCTCTGCCGTGGCGGGTGCCCCCAGCGCCAGCGCAAGGAGAAGGGCAAGCCACCTCATCGCTGCCGCGCCGCCTTCACGATATAGGCCACGGCATCGGCATCGAGCGCGAGTTCCACCTCGTAGGTGTCCTCGCCCTTGGGCGTGATCCGCACCAGCCGGGCGCCGCGCAGCGTGCCGCTGACGGCCGCGTCGATCCGGTCGTTCACCGCCACAGCATCCTGAACGGTGGTTCGGGAATCGAGCCGCAGCCCGTGCACCTGCTCGGCAAGATCGCGCATCGCCTCGAGCCGCGCCGCCCGCAGCGCCATCAGGCGGCGCTCGTTCAGCGTGCGGCCGGGCTGGCCGGAAACCTGCGCGAAGCCGAGGCCGGTGACGAGCGGCCTTGCGCCGAGCGAGGCGGGCGCGGCGCCGCGGCGCGAGGCCGGCGGGTCGAGCCGGTCGTAGGCATCCTTCAGCTGGGCGAGCTGGGTGGTGCGTGGCCCGGCATCCGCGGGCAGGGCCTGCGTCGCCCGCGGCGGGGGCGGCGCGCAGGCGGCCAGAAGCGGCAGGGCCAGGACTGCAAGGCGTCCGAGGCGCGGGCGGAGGGGCATGGGCGGCGTCCTTGGCTGGGCGGGGCGGTCGGTCTGTGGGCTGCAAGCGCCATGCCAGACCGCGCCCGTCCGCTGGCACGGGGCTTGCAGCACCCGCCGCGACGCCGACCCAACGAGTGACCGACATGTCCCCCAGCCGCCTCCCGGAGCCCCGTGCATGAGCGCCGTCGCCGCCCCGCAAGGCTGGGGAGCGCGGCTGGGCGGGATGACCCTGCCGGTCGGCATCCTCGTCATCGTCGCGATGATGGTGCTGCCGCTGCCGGTCGCGCTGCTCGACATCTTCTTCGTCGGCAACATCCTGCTGTCGCTGCTGATCCTGATGGTGGCGCTGCACACCTACCGCCCGCTGGATTTCTCGAGCTTTCCCAGCATCCTGCTGGTGGCCACGGTGCTGCGCCTCGCGCTGAACGTGGCCTCCACCCGGATCGTGCTCAGCCACGGTCACACCGGCGCGGATGCGGCGGGCAAGGTGATCGAGGCCTTCGGCTCGTTCGTGATCGGCGGCAACTTCGTCGTTGGCGCCTTCGTCTTCGCGATCCTCGTCATCATCAACCTCGTGGTGATCACCAAGGGCGCGGGGCGGGTGTCCGAAGTCTCGGCCCGCTTCACGCTCGACGCGATGCCCGGCAAGCAGATGGCGATCGACGCCGACCTGAACGCGGGCCTCCTGTCCCCCGACGAGGCGCGCGAGCGCCGGGCGGACGTGGCGGCCGAGGCCGACTTCTACGGTGCGATGGACGGCGCGTCGAAATTCGTGAAGGGCGACGCGATGGCGGGGATCCTGATCCTTGTCATCAACATCGTCGGCGGCATCATCATCGGCGTGGCGCAGCACGGCCTGAGCGTGATGCAGGCGGCCGAGACCTACGTGCTTCTGTCGATCGGCGACGGCCTCGTGGCGCA
This portion of the Rhodobacter sp. CZR27 genome encodes:
- a CDS encoding Hpt domain-containing protein, giving the protein MSDEMDEIWALYADDGAQALDAMEASLLAIKAGEDPAAHVGALFRAVHTFKGNSRVLGLATVESRAHLSEDLIGLVRDEGVPMDGEIVAILLFASDVLRAMLEETAATRADVDPGGSEDLMVQLADKIARCRAGGGAASVAPAAVPEPEPAPAPAEPAAPAAAAPEPEPEPRPAAVPAAVEPPASSAAPVPSAEAAAAPAAPQPARQIARLADDPAYRAIFRDMAQGALDRFRSQIPRFGAEPQPAATAARNEAEGLRHAARQMGLDDWEEALSAFLSGTADPETLSALVLRLDDLMDAPPAAPPRPAGDRPFFDVIAEPLTRVAGIGVRIATGESPAPDELPTALDPARAAAAAQGYVRVVEALDQLLLASGAEAFRQAQLKLYEELSAVEAVMPEAAAAAGISPRRMLRAWCADHVFETLSTLEGVLNTLRTSRSDADFGRFDRLMRLAHHACEHHALDTAAQLAMSLVDLFSRVHANGATPDAMLVHIARGFIETIEVAFDALEQGETPAMEILDRLFEEAANVCFVSDGLMTAGAIERRLGLPSDFHRVLSPESVRAAAEELEKGKRFYIIRTDINSDERTAEALLDWLSGDQARSITNVTVFRGTDTLFDFLISSRLDEADIIEALVRMDPSGRRLKLTQALRPSAAEPEPVEVPGDAPLSQGAAITPEMLETIGEISASQAMVHHLLAGLADSDLADEIDALMRQSGGDWMAARPAVRALLDRHAERLQEIVQAETALTAQLAALQEETVTLRARPASTVLRPLQTFVETLARRSRREARLTSAGDELPLDLSLLERLRGLLRGLCAIRLERPETAPTALHVTLRRDEERVMVMLQDDGAPQPETPALAELVAGLKRMNGSFRAVPLPGGGMRFHIGLPLSMVVLEGMVVGVDGVRYVVPVDSIRTILQVEASAAMTISAAGGQRVLRIGENEIVAVHGLRGHPPEGRRDRPRPAARRVFVILCTGGRSVAVPVDELVGQQLVLLRPLRGVLSRLTHLTGLALLAGGDVGMVLSANRICEPAQAEAV
- the fliS gene encoding flagellar export chaperone FliS gives rise to the protein MTFADARTRYRRAETVDFQSVEDPHQIILVTLRELERSLKALAAAAPGPVYPDQHLNRAFTAIYILQGSLDFEKGGEIADNLFAVYEYCRTQVAAAFRREPAPQLADAAGHIGTILAAWEQIGPRRDDRS
- a CDS encoding SEL1-like repeat protein, which encodes MRIAVLLCLALAAPAAADPFAEAVAAFRKGEAGRAAVLFRQLAEAGDAEARFNLALLYAEGAGLPQNPREALYWAWLAKLEGVEPAEALSARLQGHLPAEALEALSARIEAALLPRVAEGDSAAMFGLARVLLQLRPEPDARRAYEWLSIAAALGRPEAAGARDAALAQVPERDRFSVQDGALAAFAAWCRTATRPADACAATG
- the flgM gene encoding flagellar biosynthesis anti-sigma factor FlgM — translated: MVESVVPTPGPSRLERLKDTPARVDRSHAGAMPGLARATGDTVELSATALAMPEELRSGPPVDLQLVQKIKDAIADGKYPIDLERITDALFSDYLDLKP
- the flgA gene encoding flagellar basal body P-ring formation chaperone FlgA, translated to MKALVLAGLLALPAAAAEHGLSGAEAAGLIASAMARAGVPGEPPAPLRPLPPCSHEPHVGPLNGSWSTAELRCEAPEWKRALRTKAPARHDPRKHRAVPDEATAVVLARPVPRGAALAPADLAPAEGAMQARTEALVGRRLRVALAPGQPVLPRHLEPDRLVTRGEPMALRVVMGGIEVLAPGEALSDAGFGDLVEVRNLSSGITVKATVTARNMAEVRPNMR
- a CDS encoding flagellar assembly protein T N-terminal domain-containing protein; its protein translation is MRWLALLLALALGAPATAEQPIRVEAVGFGTLTSTADRDAARRRAVADALLAAALAGGAEVSGHTATNRGIVTSDVAVVRTVGRILEHQILAEDLSGSVWRVRISAVVGEGTGPLCPIRTLIVTAYAPEVQVDPHAPEWSGELAGTIARRLVEGLARHPAVSLARVTDRDMPRRSRAGDAFDYQVLTQGTLRLPGNGHGFTPVIRLRRIAGPKLELDLELRLAASDGTVAVQRFVRRIRLPAPSLLGGLAVLAQPQREAMAAALLDGADRALAELLDREGCEPVSARLAAAGGLLEVPVGRANGLTPGSLAFTSDRLGSTRILEVADLRSASARLRPLDPTVGIAQLAGRRVQFVETGR
- a CDS encoding LPP20 family lipoprotein, whose product is MPLRPRLGRLAVLALPLLAACAPPPPRATQALPADAGPRTTQLAQLKDAYDRLDPPASRRGAAPASLGARPLVTGLGFAQVSGQPGRTLNERRLMALRAARLEAMRDLAEQVHGLRLDSRTTVQDAVAVNDRIDAAVSGTLRGARLVRITPKGEDTYEVELALDADAVAYIVKAARQR